CTGGCGGACGTGGGACTGGTGGGCGGCAAGAGCGCCCACCTGGGGGCCATGCTCCGCCAGGGGGGCCTGCCCGTGCCACCGGGCTTTGTCATCACCACCCGGGCCTTCCAGGAGCTGGTCACCGAAAACGGCCTCGGCCTCATCCTGACCCGCTTCCAGGAGCTCCTGGCCACGCCCGGCGCGGCCGCCACCGAGCTGGTCTCCCTTGGGCAGGCCCTGGCCACCGAGATGGCTGGCTGCCGGCCGCCGCCCGGCCTCCTGGACGCCCTGGCCCGGCAGCTGGCCAGCCAGCCGGAGCTGGCCGGCGCCGCCCTGGCGGTCCGGAGCAGTGCCATCGAGGAGGATATGGACTTCTCCTTCGCCGGCCAGTTTTGCACCGTGCTCAACGTCGTCGCCGAGCCGGCGGCAATCTTCGCCGCCTACCGGCAGGTGGCGGCCAGCCTCTTCGCCCCGGGGGCCATCAGCTACCGCCGCCACCTCTTCCCGGGTGAAGGCACCCTGGACCTGGCGGTCTGCTGCCAGCAGCTGGTGCCGGCCCGGTCCAGCGGCGTGCTCTTCACCCGGGACACCGCGACCCCGGATCAGGAGGTCATGGTGGTGGTCGGTGCCTGGGGCCAGGGGGAGGCGGTGGTGGAGGGGGCGCTGCCCACCGACACCTTCCGCCTGGCCAAGGGCGAGGCGCCCCAGGTGCTGGCGCAGCGCATCGCCAGGAAGGTGAGCGGCCGCTTCCCGGCGGCCGGCGGCGGCCTGGAAGAGCGGCCCCTGGATCCGGACCTGGCCTCGGCCCCCTGCCTGTCGCCGGACGAGCTTCTCCGGCTGGCCCGCATCGCCGGCCAGATCGAGATGCTGTTCCGCCGTCCTCAGGACATCGAATGGGCGGTGACCGAGGAGGGGAACATCTTCATCCTCCAGGCCAGACCGCTTTTTGTGCCGCAACGGGCGGCGGTCCGGGAGCCCCTGGCCGAGGCCCTGGCCGGCTTGCCGCTCCTGGCGGACCGCCAGGGCCGCATCGCCAGCCATGGGGTCGGGGCCGGCCCGGTGCATCGGGTCCGCTCCGACGAGGATCTCGCCACCTTTCCGGACGGTGCCGTGCTGGTGGCCTTCCGCAGCTCGGCCCGCTACGCGGCCGTCATCCCCCGGGCCGCGGCCGTGGTCACCGAGATCGGCACCCCGGCCAGCCACTTGGCCACCCTGTGCCGGGAGATGCGGGCCCCGTGCCTGGTGGGCCTGCCCGGCATCATGGCCCAGGTGGCGGACGGCGAGGAGATCACGGTGGACGCCGAGGACAACCGCATCTTCCGGGGTCGGGTGCAGGCCCTGTTGACCCTCCGGATGGCAGACGGCATGGATCTCCATGCCAGCCGGGAGAT
This sequence is a window from Thermodesulfobacteriota bacterium. Protein-coding genes within it:
- a CDS encoding PEP/pyruvate-binding domain-containing protein, with the translated sequence SITALTRLTGGRHTELWPIKERLDQRLAAILQGREDRLGPPVLSLAEVGLADVGLVGGKSAHLGAMLRQGGLPVPPGFVITTRAFQELVTENGLGLILTRFQELLATPGAAATELVSLGQALATEMAGCRPPPGLLDALARQLASQPELAGAALAVRSSAIEEDMDFSFAGQFCTVLNVVAEPAAIFAAYRQVAASLFAPGAISYRRHLFPGEGTLDLAVCCQQLVPARSSGVLFTRDTATPDQEVMVVVGAWGQGEAVVEGALPTDTFRLAKGEAPQVLAQRIARKVSGRFPAAGGGLEERPLDPDLASAPCLSPDELLRLARIAGQIEMLFRRPQDIEWAVTEEGNIFILQARPLFVPQRAAVREPLAEALAGLPLLADRQGRIASHGVGAGPVHRVRSDEDLATFPDGAVLVAFRSSARYAAVIPRAAAVVTEIGTPASHLATLCREMRAPCLVGLPGIMAQVADGEEITVDAEDNRIFRGRVQALLTLRMADGMDLHASREIRTLSRLTAAISQLSLVDPLLGGFRAEACRSLHDVLRFTHETAVQALIEMGKNERRLLAGNFARRLALPVPTGILVIDLGGGLAPEAPANDVPLAAVDSIPFAAILAGMLHPGVWHQTAMPVSMRDLMASMFNPAVDLANRQYTGHNVAIIGADYVNLCFRLGYHFNIIDALASEVDQNNHIYFRFLGGVTDLTKRSRRAAMIAQILKALDFRLETRGDLVIARLAHLPRQEMEHTLNILGRLVGFTRQLDVRMESDDRAAAYAEAFLAGDYGVVRD